GCCGCGCCAGTCGGCCCGCACCGCCGCGAGACCGACCTCGTGGGTGACCGGGCGACGGCTTCCGAAGCGCTGGTGGCCGAACCAGTTGGGCACCGCGACCTCAACCGACTCGCCTGCGTCGTCAGCAGGATCGATTTCGTCCGGGTCCTCACCCGCCGCGAACGCGCGGAGGTCACGGGTGATCGGTGCGGGGTCGCCTTCGGTCTCGCGCACCCGGATTTCGAACTCGTTGCCCGCGAGGTCGCCGAAGGAGAGGTCGCGACCCACCCGGCCCAGCACCTCGACGTCCGCGCCGTCGAGGTCGGGAATCTCGTCGGGGTCGGCGTCGCGCACCGTGAACAGTTGGGTCGTGACGGCGTGTTTGTCCTTCGTCCCGGCCCACGAGACGCGCTCTCGGCTCGCGCCCATCGCGTTCGACAGCGCGCTCGCGAAGTCGTTGGTGTCCCAGCCGCGCAGTGTGGCGCGCAGGAGGAGGAATGGGTACGACCCCTCGTGGGCGTCGAGCGGTTCGGGGTCCATCCGCTCGCGCTCGCGGACGCGGAAGTCCTCGGGGGCGACGCGGAGGCGCCCGCCGATCCCCTCTGCGTCGCTGACGTAGTAGTCGACGCCGGTGGCGCGCTCGCGGGAATGGGCCTCCCGCATCAGTACAGCGAGAGGTCGCCCGTCACCTTGTCGACGATGGCCTCGTCGCCGGGACCGACGGCTAGCGTCGTCACCGTCCCCGGGTCGAGTTGGGTGTGCCCGGCGTCGCGGATGACGGCGTTCGGGAGACCCTCGCGTTCGGCCTTGTCGGCCAACTCGAAGATCTGCGACTCGCCCGCCGCCTTCAGGACGACCTTCTTCTGTCCCTCGCCCTTCCACGCGCGGCGCGTCTTGGCGCCGGTGTCCTCGTACGCCGACAGCGACGCGTGGGCGACCTGCGCGGCCAACTTCCCCGTCCCCATCCCTAGGTCCGTGCGGACGACGATGGCCTGCTTCATGCTCATACCACGGAGTCGGGGAGGGCGACCGAAAGCGTGTCGCACCGCCGGTAGGGAGGTCCATCCCACCCGCGTCGCTCGGTTTCCACCCGCGCTCCGGTCGGGTGCAACAGTCGCACAGGCGGCGCTTAGTAATGCTCCAGAACGGCGTAGTGTGTTCCATGGTGACATACAGCAACTTTACCGGCGGGGCACGCGGCGACCCACGTACCTTCGCCGATCACGGCGTGGCGGACGCTCGTCTGCTGTACCGCGCGGTCGAGCGGGGGCTGGACGCGCCAGCGGGGACGACGGTCCGCGTCGGCGCGCTCCCGCTGGGCGTCGTCGCCGCCGCCTACCGCGAGGCGTTC
The DNA window shown above is from Halobaculum marinum and carries:
- the pth2 gene encoding peptidyl-tRNA hydrolase Pth2, whose product is MKQAIVVRTDLGMGTGKLAAQVAHASLSAYEDTGAKTRRAWKGEGQKKVVLKAAGESQIFELADKAEREGLPNAVIRDAGHTQLDPGTVTTLAVGPGDEAIVDKVTGDLSLY